The following are encoded together in the Macrobrachium nipponense isolate FS-2020 chromosome 14, ASM1510439v2, whole genome shotgun sequence genome:
- the LOC135226287 gene encoding putative cyclin-dependent serine/threonine-protein kinase DDB_G0272797/DDB_G0274007, protein MNSPNSTYSGRCCAVRWLRSLRHQQQQRKPRTRTPQHNNTTPKDHNPITQQHNNKQGTQPQLNNTTSNKQQAAQQHSKPIRNITTTQQLNSNQGIQPQQKTNAQTITNNTKRQHTYPPTTQKGSTHTHQQHQGITTAHQQQPSTAHTPPTNKQPQPTLYHNNSHITTETHKHNKSNSTGEELYCQLDMSVIMHGQQQRQQPRTTTPQLNNNTTTKDHNPTTTQHLRTTITIKEHNHNSTTQKTTKEQQ, encoded by the exons aTGAACTCACCCAACTCCACATACTCCGGGcgatgctgtgctgtccgctggttgaggtcactgagacaccaacaacaacaaagaaaaccAAGAACCAGAACACCACAACATAACAACACAACACCTAAGGACCACAACCCcataactcaacaacacaacaacaaacaaggaacacaaccacaactcaacaacacaacaagcaaCAAGCAACAAGCAGCTCAGCAACACAGCAAACCAATAAGGAACATAACTACAACTCAACAACTCAACAGCAACCAAGGAATACAGCCACAGCAAAAGACCAATGCTcaaacaatcaccaacaacacaaaaCGACAACACACATAcccaccaacaacacaaaaaggcagcacacacacacaccaacagcaccaaggaatcacaacagctcaccagcAACAACCCTCAACAGCTCACACACCACCAACCAACAAACAGCCCCAACCAACCCtctaccacaacaactcacatataacaacagaaactcacaagcacaacaaatccaacagcaca GGCGAGGAGCTGTACTGTCAACTGGATATGTCTGTCATAATGCACggccaacaacaaagacaacaaccaagaactaCAACCCCACAActtaacaacaacacaacaaccaaggaccacaacccaacaacaacacaacacctaAGGACCACAATaacaatcaaggaacacaaccacaactcaacaacacagaaaacaaccaaggaacaacaataa